In Centropristis striata isolate RG_2023a ecotype Rhode Island chromosome 15, C.striata_1.0, whole genome shotgun sequence, a genomic segment contains:
- the LOC131987239 gene encoding complement factor B-like codes for MGSPVCWRWIAVLSCLLCMGGEVRCDCTNERLDMEGGTYTLTKELHSNSIVVYQCPEGYYPSPHMTRTCQGSTWNPAPRRSQKCKLVECPDPNVLEHGSVLPPQPKYFVDNETTFECYSGYRLQGSDRRVCLPNGKWSGSTPICSHDSGSTCPDPGIPPGASRTGNIFDVDDTVKYSCNNNMILVGSKERVCQENGQWTGYEPACYYQHTYDTSMEVSLAFGGAIKNSLTILNPEDDIQGTRKIRISKNGVLNIYIAVDISESLKKEHIKNATDAVTALIDKISSFSVTPNYEIVFFSSEIHEVVNIMDFFEPGGVNDIIQRVNNFEISEDINKGTDLNAVFVKFLEKMALIKVRVKEEPFKEHRHCIIVFTDGAYNMGGSPGSTVEKIKKMVYVDHTVGQSLEEQPRKDYLDIYVFAIGLEIIDDDLKPLTVGTGGAHYFRMKEIKNLKETFYDIINEDDVVGLCGLHREFENTERDSKRKRFPWWAAITVKDPNTGKLRNCLGSLVSPRFVLTAAHCFTFEDLSENIKVEIEDGTNREHNVTRHIFHPNFNLTLHKKQNVSEFYDYDVALLQLGGDVQISNIARPICIPCTKETNEALKLRPDATCEQQEQELLLTGKEEVLHFLRKQGTSVIEKTARAKLGPNRAACIQHALEAPGIETKDISLVVTNNFLCTGGLQPQRDDISCKGDSGGAVFKDHSHRTIQLAVVSWGNKDLCAKGFSESDETSRDFHINLFRVFDFLKNVLGNTDQTDFAPLLFLER; via the exons GGTGAAGTTCGGTGTGACTGTACAAATGAGAGATTGGATATGGAAGGAGGCACCTACACACTGACGAAAGAGCTGCACTCAAACAGCATCGTGGTCTACCAATGTCCTGAGGGCTACTATCCATCACCCCATATGACACGCACGTGTCAGGGTAGTACTTGGAACCCAGCGCCTAGAAGATCTCAGAAATGCAAAC TTGTTGAATGCCCAGACCCCAATGTGCTGGAGCACGGAAGTGTCTTGCCTCCTCAGCCAAAGTACTTTGTGGACAATGAGACCACATTCGAGTGTTACTCTGGATACAGATTGCAAGGCTCAGACAGACGTGTGTGCTTACCAAATGGAAAGTGGAGCGGCTCCACTCCCATCTGTAGCCATGACT CGGGGTCCACTTGCCCTGATCCTGGTATTCCACCTGGCGCCTCAAGGACAGGGAACATATTTGACGTTGATGACACAGTGAAAtacagctgcaacaacaacatgatTTTGGTGGGATCGAAGGAGAGAGTGTGTCAGGAGAATGGCCAGTGGACTGGATACGAGCCAGCATGCTACT ACCAACACACTTACGACACTTCAATGGAGGTTTCATTGGCATTTGGAGGCGCAATCAAAAACAGCCTCACGATTTTAAACCCTGAAG ATGACATACAGGGAACGAGAAAAATAAGGATTTCCAAAAATGGGGTACTTAACATCTACATCGCAGTGGATATTTCTGAGAGCCTCAAAAAGGAACACATCAAAAATGCAACTGATGCAGTGACAGCACTTATTGATAAG ATTTCATCCTTTAGCGTCACTCCAAATTATGAAATAgtgtttttctcctctgaaaTACATGAAGTTGTCAACATTATGGATTTTTTTGAACCTGGGGGTGTAAATGACATAATCCAAAGAGTGAATAACTTTGAAATAAGTG AGGACATCAACAAGGGAACAGACTTAAATGCTGTCTTTGTCAAATTCTTGGAGAAAATGGCACTTATAAAAGTTCGTGTTAAAGAGGAGCCTTTTAAGGAACACCGCCACTGTATCATCGTTTTTACAGACG GTGCTTATAATATGGGTGGATCACCAGGAAGCActgtggaaaaaataaagaaaatggtataCGTAGACCACACTGTAGGACAAAGTCTGGAAGAACAACCAAGAAAAGACTATCTGg ACATTTACGTCTTTGCCATTGGACTGGAGATCATTGATGACGACCTGAAGCCACTCACAGTAGGGACCGGCGGAGCGCATTACTTCAGAATGAAGGAgattaaaaatttaaaagagACCTTTTACGACATAATAA atGAAGATGATGTTGTAGGTCTTTGTGGCCTTCACAGGGAGTTTGAAAATACAGAACGCGACAGCAAGAGGAAAAGGTTTCCATGGTGGGCAGCCATTACTGTCAAG GACCCCAATACAGGAAAACTGAGGAATTGTCTCGGCTCTCTGGTGAGCCCTCGGTTTGTCTTGACTGCCGCTCACTGCTTCACATTTGAAGATCTGTCTGAGAACATCAAAGTTGAGATTGAGGACGGAACTAACAGAG AACACAATGTAACAAGGCACATATTTCACCCGAACTTCAATCTTACTCTTCACAAGAAACAGAATGTGTCGGAGTTCTATGACTATGATGTGGCGCTCCTTCAACTCGGGGGGGACGTTCAAATCTCCAATATAGCTCG ACCTATTTGCATACCATGCACCAAGGAGACCAATGAAGCATTAAAACTGCGTCCTGATGCCACCTGTGAGCAACAAG AGCAGGAACTGCTCCTTACGGGTAAGGAAGAAGTTCTCCATTTCCTGCGCAAGCAAGGAACATCTGTAATTGAAAAAACTGCCCGTGCAAAGCTTGGACCAAAT CGAGCTGCGTGCATCCAACATGCATTAGAGGCACCAGGCATAGAAACAAAAGATATAAGCCTTGTTGTGACCAACAACTTCCTGTGCACTGGTGGTCTGCAACCTCAAAGAGATGATATATCATGTAAAG GTGACTCTGGAGGGGCTGTCTTCAAGGACCATTCGCATCGCACAATACAG cttGCAGTGGTCAGCTGGGGAAACAAGGACTTGTGCGCAAAGGGTTTCTCTGAGTCAGATGAAACCTCTAGAGATTTCCATATAAATCTTTTCAGAGTTTTTGATTTTCTTAAAAACGTCCTTGGAAATACAGACCAGACTGACTTCGCCCCCCTGTTGTTTTTGGAGAGATAA
- the layna gene encoding layilin isoform X2 — MDLLMIFCNLLLLCFDPSAATSLITGQRVCKAGKGKPCYKLAYFSELRRRLNFVEAELACRRDGGQLLSVESESEQKIIEQLITELRPTDGDFWIGLRRNHGDDSSADCSSQYYWLDGSKSTFRNWHFDEPSCGYEVCVVMYHQPSASPGLGGLYMFQWNDDNCETKSNFICKYTAEKPPPSPSPNTNQTNVSSVIPLNPNHQDQGRTVVNLIYVIIPTIPLILLLLTVIGVCCFKLLAARRRRKQQKSEVSQTDADLCPSSAATDVYNVIRSQKEDDLVSARPNTKNTSFLCSSPDTPTGDYDNLGGRDTESGFVTLASTESCFLNFDLNDLSLGRRATRDFYDTSLGRTRKRDLNESSLGCTGHREYYDRSLGRRTTKSEHYGSGVYRDHGLYDGSIRGGSDLYDAKLRPGSHTVKADLYQTYVTNGKEDTYQTSLGTFGNRKSYQANLDCYRNGLNLDSERRYFNEQEWINRENY, encoded by the exons ATGGACCTGCTTATGATCTTCTGTAACCTCCTGCTTTTATGTTTTGATCCATCTGCAGCCACAAGCCTCATTACAG GTCAACGTGTTTGTAAGGCGGGGAAAGGGAAGCCGTGTTACAAGCTGGCTTATTTCTCCGAGCTCCGACGGAGGCTGAACTTTGTAGAGGCCGAGCTCGCCTGCAGACGGGACGGAGGGCAGCTGTTGAGCGTGGAGTCAGAGTCCGAGCAGAAGATCATAGAGCAGCTCATCACGGAGCTCCGCCCAACTGATGGAGACTTCTGGATCGGTCTCCGGCGAAACCACGGAGATGACAGCAGCGCAGACTGCTCCTCACAGTACTACTGGCTGGACGGCAGCAAGTCCACGTTCAG AAACTGGCATTTCGATGAGCCGTCCTGCGGCTATGAGGTTTGTGTGGTAATGTATCACCAGCCGTCTGCTTCTCCTGGTCTGGGGGGGCTCTACATGTTCCAGTGGAATGACGACAATTGTGAAACCAAGAGCAACTTCATCTGCAAATACACCGCAG agAAGCCGCCACCTTCCCCTTCTCCCAACACCAATCAAACAA ATGTTTCATCTGTCATACCGTTGAATCCAAACCACCAGGACCAGGGCAGAACAG ttGTGAATTTGATTTACGTCATCATTCCAACCATTCCCCTGATACTGCTGCTACTGACGGTGATCGGAGTCTGCTGCTTCAAACTGCTCGCGGCTCGACG CAGGAGGAAACAGCAGAAATCAGAAGTGAGCCAGACAGATGCGGACCTCTGCCCCAGCTCGGCTGCAACTGACGTCTACAACGTCATTCGCTCCCAGAAGGAGGATGACCTAGTTTCAGCTCGTCCGAACACCAAAAACACCTCCTTTTTGTGCTCCTCCCCTGACACTCCAACAGGGGACTACGACAACCTTGGGGGTCGTGACACAGAGAGCGGCTTCGTGACACTTGCCAGCACAGAGAGCTGCTTCCTCAACTTTGACCTCAATGACCTCAGCCTTGGGCGACGCGCCACCCGCGACTTCTACGACACCAGCTTGGGCCGCACAAGAAAAAGGGATTTAAATGAGAGCAGTCTGGGCTGCACCGGGCACAGAGAGTATTATGATAGAAGTCTAGGTCGTCGCACAACGAAGAGTGAGCATTACGGCAGCGGTGTCTATAGAGACCATGGATTGTATGATGGCAGTATCAGAGGAGGGAGTGACCTCTATGATGCCAAACTGAGGCCTGGCAGTCACACGGTAAAGGCTGACCTTTATCAGACATACGTCACCAACGGCAAGGAAGACACTTACCAAACCAGCCTGGGAACATTTGGAAACCGAAAGTCCTACCAAGCAAATCTGGATTGCTACAGAAATGGCCTGAATCTTGATAGTGAGAGGAGATACTTCAATGAACAAGAATGGATCAACAGAGAAAACTACTGA
- the layna gene encoding layilin isoform X1 yields MDLLMIFCNLLLLCFDPSAATSLITADIFEARGQRVCKAGKGKPCYKLAYFSELRRRLNFVEAELACRRDGGQLLSVESESEQKIIEQLITELRPTDGDFWIGLRRNHGDDSSADCSSQYYWLDGSKSTFRNWHFDEPSCGYEVCVVMYHQPSASPGLGGLYMFQWNDDNCETKSNFICKYTAEKPPPSPSPNTNQTNVSSVIPLNPNHQDQGRTVVNLIYVIIPTIPLILLLLTVIGVCCFKLLAARRRRKQQKSEVSQTDADLCPSSAATDVYNVIRSQKEDDLVSARPNTKNTSFLCSSPDTPTGDYDNLGGRDTESGFVTLASTESCFLNFDLNDLSLGRRATRDFYDTSLGRTRKRDLNESSLGCTGHREYYDRSLGRRTTKSEHYGSGVYRDHGLYDGSIRGGSDLYDAKLRPGSHTVKADLYQTYVTNGKEDTYQTSLGTFGNRKSYQANLDCYRNGLNLDSERRYFNEQEWINRENY; encoded by the exons ATGGACCTGCTTATGATCTTCTGTAACCTCCTGCTTTTATGTTTTGATCCATCTGCAGCCACAAGCCTCATTACAG CGGATATATTTGAAGCCAGAG GTCAACGTGTTTGTAAGGCGGGGAAAGGGAAGCCGTGTTACAAGCTGGCTTATTTCTCCGAGCTCCGACGGAGGCTGAACTTTGTAGAGGCCGAGCTCGCCTGCAGACGGGACGGAGGGCAGCTGTTGAGCGTGGAGTCAGAGTCCGAGCAGAAGATCATAGAGCAGCTCATCACGGAGCTCCGCCCAACTGATGGAGACTTCTGGATCGGTCTCCGGCGAAACCACGGAGATGACAGCAGCGCAGACTGCTCCTCACAGTACTACTGGCTGGACGGCAGCAAGTCCACGTTCAG AAACTGGCATTTCGATGAGCCGTCCTGCGGCTATGAGGTTTGTGTGGTAATGTATCACCAGCCGTCTGCTTCTCCTGGTCTGGGGGGGCTCTACATGTTCCAGTGGAATGACGACAATTGTGAAACCAAGAGCAACTTCATCTGCAAATACACCGCAG agAAGCCGCCACCTTCCCCTTCTCCCAACACCAATCAAACAA ATGTTTCATCTGTCATACCGTTGAATCCAAACCACCAGGACCAGGGCAGAACAG ttGTGAATTTGATTTACGTCATCATTCCAACCATTCCCCTGATACTGCTGCTACTGACGGTGATCGGAGTCTGCTGCTTCAAACTGCTCGCGGCTCGACG CAGGAGGAAACAGCAGAAATCAGAAGTGAGCCAGACAGATGCGGACCTCTGCCCCAGCTCGGCTGCAACTGACGTCTACAACGTCATTCGCTCCCAGAAGGAGGATGACCTAGTTTCAGCTCGTCCGAACACCAAAAACACCTCCTTTTTGTGCTCCTCCCCTGACACTCCAACAGGGGACTACGACAACCTTGGGGGTCGTGACACAGAGAGCGGCTTCGTGACACTTGCCAGCACAGAGAGCTGCTTCCTCAACTTTGACCTCAATGACCTCAGCCTTGGGCGACGCGCCACCCGCGACTTCTACGACACCAGCTTGGGCCGCACAAGAAAAAGGGATTTAAATGAGAGCAGTCTGGGCTGCACCGGGCACAGAGAGTATTATGATAGAAGTCTAGGTCGTCGCACAACGAAGAGTGAGCATTACGGCAGCGGTGTCTATAGAGACCATGGATTGTATGATGGCAGTATCAGAGGAGGGAGTGACCTCTATGATGCCAAACTGAGGCCTGGCAGTCACACGGTAAAGGCTGACCTTTATCAGACATACGTCACCAACGGCAAGGAAGACACTTACCAAACCAGCCTGGGAACATTTGGAAACCGAAAGTCCTACCAAGCAAATCTGGATTGCTACAGAAATGGCCTGAATCTTGATAGTGAGAGGAGATACTTCAATGAACAAGAATGGATCAACAGAGAAAACTACTGA